One window of Chryseobacterium indologenes genomic DNA carries:
- a CDS encoding DNA-directed RNA polymerase subunit omega encodes MSVKDTKAEVNTITYDKDKIEDKVGSIYEAIVIMGKRAEQINAEIRTELHNKLDEFAVHNSTLEEVFENREQIEISKHYEKLPKPTSIAIEEWLNEDVYFRKTEDRK; translated from the coding sequence ATGAGTGTAAAAGATACAAAAGCAGAAGTAAATACAATTACTTACGATAAAGATAAGATTGAAGATAAAGTAGGTTCAATCTATGAAGCTATTGTTATCATGGGAAAGAGAGCGGAGCAGATCAATGCGGAGATCCGTACGGAACTTCACAACAAATTGGATGAATTTGCCGTTCACAATTCTACATTAGAAGAGGTTTTCGAAAACAGAGAACAGATTGAGATCTCTAAACATTACGAAAAGCTTCCAAAGCCAACTTCAATTGCTATTGAAGAGTGGTTAAACGAAGATGTTTATTTCAGAAAAACAGAAGATAGAAAATAA
- a CDS encoding DUF5687 family protein encodes MFLKFLKLEIKSFFRGTSLGINLTMKILRFIGILYFVGCLVGGAFIAFFYVQEEMHQNPVKVVSKFMIVAWIIDLVLKYLWQEIPTQNIKPFLTMNIRKNTLVNYMLAKTFLSAFSWLSSLFFITFSFIALFNGYSILGVLVWLIGVISLLYLNNFLNIFFNGKETLAVIIGVCLLGVGMLGYYKIIPVLSYSESVFFSFYEKPYFALIPVALFVMLWWICFRYLRNEFYLDQGLEAKKTVGKTENIAFLNKYGVIGTFINNDIKMLRRNKVPKGILLGSFMFLFYGLLMFTSSMYKTPAMMMVMGLFVTGGFQFLFGQRVPAFDSSYYPLMMTLNVPYKEYLKAKWWLMNIVTGISIIIALCYAYFGWEVYVTFFAAGLYNIGVNSQFTLWSGAFNKTQIDLNTKEKRLGQKGSFNMIAMLLLIPKMLLPMGVFALTKYLWGITGGVISIAIIGIVGFFLREKIFDIIVKLYKKEKYSTLDAFKNIS; translated from the coding sequence ATGTTTCTAAAGTTCCTTAAGCTTGAAATAAAAAGCTTCTTCCGTGGTACATCTTTAGGGATCAATCTGACCATGAAAATCCTCCGTTTTATCGGAATACTTTATTTCGTGGGCTGTCTTGTAGGTGGAGCTTTTATCGCTTTTTTCTACGTACAGGAGGAAATGCATCAGAATCCTGTAAAGGTGGTTTCAAAATTCATGATTGTTGCCTGGATTATTGATCTTGTCCTCAAATACCTCTGGCAGGAAATTCCTACACAGAATATCAAACCGTTTCTTACGATGAATATCCGGAAGAATACATTGGTTAATTATATGCTGGCCAAAACTTTTCTTTCAGCATTCAGCTGGCTGAGTTCATTATTCTTTATCACATTCTCATTCATTGCCTTATTCAACGGATATAGTATCTTAGGAGTATTGGTGTGGTTGATAGGGGTGATTTCATTACTCTACCTGAATAATTTCCTCAATATTTTCTTCAACGGTAAAGAAACGTTGGCGGTGATTATAGGAGTATGCCTTTTGGGCGTAGGAATGCTGGGATATTATAAAATAATTCCGGTTCTGTCTTATTCCGAATCTGTTTTCTTCAGTTTTTATGAGAAGCCATACTTTGCATTGATACCAGTTGCTTTGTTCGTAATGCTGTGGTGGATTTGTTTCAGGTACCTGCGTAATGAATTTTATCTTGACCAAGGGCTAGAAGCCAAAAAAACAGTAGGGAAAACTGAGAATATTGCTTTCCTGAATAAATATGGAGTTATTGGAACATTCATCAATAATGATATTAAAATGCTGAGACGCAATAAAGTACCCAAAGGTATTTTGCTGGGCAGTTTTATGTTTCTGTTCTATGGACTGCTGATGTTTACTTCTTCAATGTATAAAACACCGGCAATGATGATGGTTATGGGGCTTTTTGTGACAGGAGGATTCCAGTTTCTGTTCGGGCAGAGAGTTCCGGCTTTTGATAGTTCATATTATCCGTTGATGATGACCCTGAATGTTCCCTATAAAGAATATTTAAAGGCGAAATGGTGGCTGATGAATATTGTAACAGGAATTTCTATCATTATAGCGCTTTGCTATGCCTACTTCGGATGGGAAGTCTACGTTACATTTTTTGCCGCAGGATTATATAATATTGGCGTGAATTCACAATTTACCCTATGGTCCGGAGCTTTCAATAAAACTCAGATTGACCTTAATACAAAAGAGAAAAGATTGGGACAGAAAGGGAGCTTCAATATGATCGCTATGCTTTTGCTGATTCCTAAAATGCTTCTTCCGATGGGAGTATTTGCCCTAACAAAGTATTTATGGGGAATTACCGGAGGTGTAATAAGCATTGCAATTATCGGGATTGTAGGGTTTTTCCTGAGAGAGAAAATCTTCGATATTATCGTAAAACTTTACAAAAAAGAAAAATACAGCACACTGGATGCATTTAAAAATATAAGTTAA
- a CDS encoding TatD family hydrolase, which yields MEFFDFHHHKRYIRNGIYNLSNGIPPDFPYSIGIHPNDIDVNTIEQQFSWMRNMMSENCFAIGECGLDSLVSVDQKIQEEVFLRQIKIANEVKKPLIIHCVRKFYEVISFKKKAEQPMIIHGFNKKQQIAEDLLSNNFYLSFGKAVLYNLSLQDIIKDTPLDRIFLETDNEDFNIEELYIKVSEIKAISLEQLNEQILENLHSIKNG from the coding sequence ATGGAATTTTTTGATTTTCACCATCATAAAAGATATATCAGAAACGGAATTTACAATCTGTCGAATGGAATTCCGCCCGATTTCCCATACTCCATCGGTATTCACCCCAACGATATTGATGTTAATACTATAGAACAGCAGTTTTCATGGATGAGAAATATGATGTCTGAAAACTGTTTTGCTATTGGCGAATGTGGTTTGGATTCTTTGGTTTCTGTAGATCAGAAAATTCAGGAAGAAGTTTTTTTAAGACAGATAAAAATCGCAAATGAGGTAAAAAAGCCTCTGATTATTCATTGTGTAAGAAAGTTTTATGAGGTGATCTCTTTTAAAAAGAAGGCCGAACAGCCAATGATTATCCATGGTTTTAATAAAAAACAGCAAATTGCTGAAGATCTTCTGAGCAATAATTTTTACCTGAGTTTTGGAAAAGCTGTTTTGTATAATTTATCTTTGCAGGATATTATAAAAGATACTCCATTAGACAGAATCTTTTTAGAAACTGATAATGAAGATTTTAACATTGAAGAATTGTACATCAAAGTTTCGGAAATAAAAGCTATTTCCCTGGAACAACTGAATGAACAAATTTTAGAAAATTTACACTCAATAAAAAATGGATAA
- a CDS encoding tRNA threonylcarbamoyladenosine dehydratase, with protein MDKYWLERTELLIKEEGLDRLIKANVLVVGLGGVGSFAAEFLARAGVGNMTIVDGDTVDITNINRQLPALHSTVGKHKVDVVAERLLDINPQLNLTKINEFLNPERMEEVLDSAKFDYVLDCIDSVTPKLSLIIAAKRRRIKIVSSMGAGGKTDPSKVLVRDISKTEHCHLARQVRKRLKKVKIDKGVRCVFANDIQDEESLKMTDGTNYKRSFYGTISYMPAIFGLYTASEVINHLLNQD; from the coding sequence ATGGATAAATACTGGCTGGAAAGAACTGAACTTTTGATAAAGGAAGAAGGATTGGATAGACTGATCAAAGCGAATGTGCTTGTGGTAGGTTTAGGCGGAGTAGGTTCTTTTGCCGCAGAATTCCTGGCGAGAGCCGGAGTAGGAAATATGACCATTGTGGATGGTGATACGGTAGATATTACAAATATCAACAGACAGCTGCCTGCTTTACACTCTACTGTAGGAAAACATAAGGTAGATGTTGTTGCTGAAAGACTTCTTGACATCAATCCACAGCTTAATTTAACGAAAATCAATGAATTTCTGAATCCGGAAAGAATGGAAGAAGTGCTGGATTCTGCCAAATTCGATTATGTGTTAGACTGTATCGACAGTGTTACTCCAAAACTTTCTTTGATTATCGCAGCGAAAAGAAGAAGGATCAAAATCGTAAGCTCAATGGGAGCCGGCGGAAAAACCGATCCAAGCAAAGTACTGGTAAGAGACATCAGCAAAACAGAACACTGCCACCTTGCAAGACAGGTAAGAAAAAGGCTGAAAAAAGTAAAAATTGACAAAGGTGTGCGTTGTGTTTTTGCCAATGATATCCAGGATGAAGAAAGTCTGAAAATGACTGACGGAACTAATTATAAAAGATCTTTTTACGGAACAATAAGTTATATGCCAGCCATTTTCGGGTTGTACACCGCTTCAGAAGTGATTAATCATTTATTAAATCAGGATTAA
- a CDS encoding outer membrane protein assembly factor BamD, whose protein sequence is MKKYILGLFAVAVISSCVSQQERAMRSADKEFILKAANENFAKKKWKNALALYDRLANLVAGTDDFPNVGFNTAYANYYDKSYKLAGHQFKNFAVSFPKDPRAEEAAYMSALCYYEGSMDYNLDQSSTELAINELQDFLNNYPNSERSKNISQLIDELSYKLEFKAYENGRQYFKMGDYKAANVALENVLEDFPGTKLRSKIYDYILKSRYELAMKSVYNLKAERIESALTYTRFVEKELPNTEYSKTATDLREKLEKEKEHFAVVKKETDAKIAALTARQKKEAEKLADQGKTEQQIKDQISNEKKAMQLQRDSAALKTPPPAATFKIQR, encoded by the coding sequence ATGAAAAAATATATTTTAGGTCTTTTTGCTGTAGCGGTAATTTCATCTTGTGTAAGCCAGCAGGAAAGAGCAATGAGGAGTGCTGATAAAGAATTTATCTTGAAAGCAGCTAATGAAAACTTTGCTAAGAAAAAGTGGAAAAATGCATTGGCTCTTTATGACAGACTTGCAAATCTTGTGGCAGGAACAGATGATTTTCCTAATGTAGGTTTCAACACTGCTTATGCTAACTATTATGACAAGAGTTATAAATTGGCAGGTCACCAGTTCAAAAACTTTGCAGTGAGTTTTCCGAAAGATCCAAGAGCTGAAGAAGCAGCCTACATGTCTGCACTGTGCTATTATGAAGGATCTATGGATTATAACTTAGATCAGTCCAGTACAGAATTGGCAATCAATGAACTTCAGGACTTCCTGAACAACTATCCAAATTCTGAGAGATCTAAAAATATCAGCCAACTGATTGATGAATTGTCTTATAAGCTTGAGTTTAAAGCCTATGAAAATGGAAGACAATACTTCAAAATGGGAGATTATAAAGCAGCCAATGTAGCATTGGAAAACGTTCTGGAAGATTTCCCAGGTACAAAGCTTCGTTCAAAAATTTATGATTATATCCTGAAGTCACGTTATGAACTGGCAATGAAATCTGTTTATAATCTTAAAGCTGAGCGTATTGAAAGTGCATTAACTTATACAAGATTTGTAGAAAAAGAACTTCCTAATACAGAATATTCTAAAACAGCTACAGACCTGAGAGAAAAACTGGAAAAGGAAAAAGAGCACTTTGCTGTTGTTAAAAAAGAAACAGACGCTAAAATTGCAGCTTTAACAGCAAGACAGAAAAAAGAAGCTGAAAAATTGGCTGATCAGGGTAAAACCGAACAGCAAATTAAAGATCAGATCAGCAATGAAAAGAAAGCAATGCAGTTACAGAGGGACAGTGCAGCACTTAAGACGCCTCCTCCTGCAGCGACTTTCAAAATTCAAAGATAA
- a CDS encoding ABC transporter ATP-binding protein, with product MINIQNLSKTYGTATVLNIEHLEIPNGETFGLVGNNGAGKTTLFSLMLDLIQATTGSVSIDGIKVAESEAWKNKVSAFVDDTFLIGYLTPEEYFYFIGELRGQNKASVDEFLKPFHDFFNGEILKSGKYVRDLSKGNQKKVGIVGAIIGNPEIIILDEPFANLDPSTQIKLKNLIKELSKQDGVTFLISSHDLSHTTEVCNRIVVVNKGLLVKDIQTNPETLKDLEQYFADQVSVSDI from the coding sequence ATGATCAACATACAAAATTTATCTAAAACATACGGAACGGCAACGGTTCTAAATATCGAACATCTTGAAATTCCAAACGGGGAAACATTTGGCCTCGTGGGAAATAACGGAGCTGGGAAAACTACCCTTTTCAGCCTGATGCTGGATCTGATTCAGGCTACTACAGGATCTGTAAGCATTGACGGAATTAAAGTAGCTGAATCTGAAGCATGGAAAAATAAAGTTTCAGCCTTTGTAGACGATACATTTCTTATCGGCTATCTTACTCCTGAGGAATATTTTTACTTCATTGGAGAGTTGAGAGGGCAGAACAAAGCATCAGTAGATGAATTTCTGAAGCCTTTTCATGATTTTTTCAATGGAGAAATCCTTAAATCCGGGAAATATGTCCGCGACCTTTCAAAAGGAAACCAGAAAAAAGTAGGAATTGTAGGAGCAATTATTGGAAATCCTGAGATTATTATCCTGGATGAGCCTTTTGCCAACCTCGATCCATCCACACAGATCAAATTGAAAAATCTGATCAAAGAATTATCAAAACAGGATGGTGTTACTTTCCTTATTTCCAGCCATGATCTTTCCCATACAACGGAAGTCTGCAACAGGATTGTGGTAGTGAACAAAGGCCTTCTGGTAAAAGATATTCAGACCAATCCGGAAACATTGAAAGATCTGGAACAATATTTTGCAGATCAGGTTTCTGTTTCGGATATTTAA
- a CDS encoding DUF4835 family protein, protein MKKIISLFFLFFIYTQSFSQELLATVQVNSQQVGGSNQQAFKALEKSLRDFINNTSWTGKKLQNFEKIKCGFSVVIGERDGNRFKGSIVVQAMRPVYNTTYDSPLINLQDQRFGFEYIENESLIFNERQFSGKNLTDVVGFYIYLILGLDADSFQSMGGSQWYAKAQQIAQNSQNRNYEGWNTINEPRSRSILINEVMNPNWNQLRSTIYTYHRAGMDNLFNQDQTAGKKVIFDALMQLKMYENTFQQAFFFNLFMDTKSDEIFNIFNSGNNGGLILNDLKQTMIILSPKNIDNKWNKWKV, encoded by the coding sequence ATGAAAAAAATTATAAGCTTATTTTTTCTGTTTTTTATATATACCCAAAGTTTTTCTCAAGAGCTGTTGGCAACCGTTCAGGTAAACTCCCAGCAGGTAGGAGGAAGTAACCAGCAGGCATTTAAAGCATTGGAGAAAAGTCTCAGGGATTTTATCAATAATACAAGCTGGACAGGGAAAAAGCTTCAGAATTTTGAAAAAATAAAATGTGGTTTTTCCGTTGTTATTGGAGAAAGAGATGGAAACAGATTCAAAGGATCTATTGTTGTTCAGGCTATGCGTCCTGTTTATAACACAACGTACGACTCCCCTTTAATTAACCTTCAGGATCAGAGATTTGGCTTTGAGTATATTGAAAATGAGAGTCTTATTTTTAATGAAAGACAGTTTTCAGGGAAAAATCTTACGGATGTAGTCGGTTTCTATATTTATCTTATTTTGGGACTCGATGCAGACAGTTTCCAGTCTATGGGAGGATCTCAGTGGTACGCAAAAGCACAGCAGATTGCGCAGAATTCCCAGAACAGAAACTATGAAGGCTGGAACACCATCAATGAACCAAGAAGCCGCTCTATATTGATCAATGAGGTGATGAACCCTAACTGGAACCAGTTACGCTCTACTATTTATACTTATCACAGAGCCGGAATGGATAACCTCTTTAATCAGGACCAGACTGCCGGAAAAAAAGTGATCTTTGATGCCCTGATGCAATTGAAAATGTACGAGAACACATTTCAGCAGGCATTTTTCTTTAACCTGTTCATGGATACAAAAAGTGATGAGATCTTCAATATATTCAATTCCGGAAATAACGGAGGTTTGATTCTTAATGATCTTAAACAGACGATGATTATTCTTTCACCAAAAAATATTGATAATAAATGGAATAAGTGGAAAGTATAA
- the rnpA gene encoding ribonuclease P protein component encodes MTNSKYPRAEKLKKNTEISLLFEKGKWRTSGNLRIIILKDKATLPVEAPRFGVSVSKRYFKKAVHRNRIKRLLRECYRLNKDLFKEAFGEKTMAMLFWVSPEMPPKFQDVETQFIKLCEAQKK; translated from the coding sequence ATGACAAATTCCAAGTATCCCAGAGCGGAAAAGCTCAAAAAAAATACGGAAATCAGTTTGCTTTTTGAGAAAGGCAAATGGAGAACCAGCGGAAATCTGAGAATTATTATTCTGAAAGACAAGGCCACCCTTCCAGTAGAAGCACCCAGATTCGGGGTTTCTGTTTCAAAAAGATATTTTAAAAAAGCTGTCCATAGAAACCGTATCAAAAGATTACTGAGAGAATGCTACCGTCTTAATAAAGATTTATTTAAAGAAGCCTTTGGAGAAAAAACGATGGCAATGTTATTTTGGGTTTCTCCTGAGATGCCTCCGAAATTTCAGGATGTAGAGACTCAGTTTATCAAGCTTTGCGAAGCGCAGAAAAAATAA
- a CDS encoding TetR/AcrR family transcriptional regulator, which translates to MKKKFTEKQIHILDIAEELIAKKGYEGTSVRDICSKANINVAMISYYFGSKEKMMSYLYQYRVLKTRENFSEFADTIKDGKPEMQMREMIKYIVSQLFKYNYFHGFVTQELRHTENLKDELLDFYQLFVKKLDEVIKKGVASGVFTFTPKPEDILTMIIGSTLFVIRNKNFYELYVPSKNEETYTKEAEKKVRMNLLLSVFAILGYAAD; encoded by the coding sequence ATGAAAAAAAAATTTACAGAAAAACAGATTCACATACTGGATATTGCGGAAGAGCTCATAGCCAAGAAAGGATATGAGGGAACTTCTGTAAGAGATATCTGTTCAAAAGCAAATATCAACGTCGCTATGATCTCTTATTACTTCGGTTCTAAAGAGAAAATGATGTCTTATCTCTACCAGTACAGGGTGTTGAAGACCAGAGAAAACTTTTCAGAATTTGCAGATACCATCAAAGATGGGAAACCGGAAATGCAGATGCGGGAGATGATCAAATATATCGTTTCTCAACTCTTCAAGTATAATTATTTCCATGGGTTCGTTACCCAGGAACTCCGCCATACAGAAAACCTGAAAGATGAATTACTTGATTTCTATCAGTTATTCGTTAAAAAACTGGATGAAGTAATTAAAAAAGGGGTGGCTTCCGGTGTTTTTACTTTTACCCCAAAGCCTGAAGACATCCTTACCATGATTATTGGATCCACGTTATTTGTTATCAGGAATAAAAACTTTTATGAGCTGTATGTTCCGAGTAAAAATGAAGAAACATATACCAAAGAAGCGGAGAAAAAGGTAAGAATGAATCTTTTATTAAGTGTTTTTGCAATTTTGGGATACGCTGCAGACTAA
- the coaBC gene encoding bifunctional phosphopantothenoylcysteine decarboxylase/phosphopantothenate--cysteine ligase CoaBC has protein sequence MSVSGKKILIAVSGGIAAYKIHFLIRDFVKKGAEVQVIITPDAEHFVTKLSLSTLSKKPVYSEFYSDNGTWNSHVEMALWADVMIVAPCTANTLSKMVHGMCDNLVIATYMSAKCPVFIAPAMDLDMYVHPSTKKNLELAESFGHIIIPAENGELASGLIGQGRMAEPSTIFNTVENSFTESNHSGSLEGKTVLITAGPTYEAIDPVRFIGNHSSGKMGFSLAEEASKRGAKVILISGPSFQTINDPNVELHKVTSAKEMLAKVFEFYDNIDIGIASAAVADYAPKEVAKEKIKKNDDNLTIELVKNPDILKTMGEKKTHQFLVGFALETQNEEENAKGKLEKKNLDMIVLNSLRDEGAGFKNDTNKIRIFTKTEKKEFDLKSKDDVAKDILNFVESQLLK, from the coding sequence ATGAGTGTTTCCGGTAAAAAGATACTTATCGCCGTCTCTGGGGGAATTGCGGCCTACAAAATTCATTTTCTGATAAGGGATTTTGTGAAAAAAGGAGCCGAAGTGCAGGTCATTATAACGCCCGATGCGGAGCATTTTGTAACGAAACTAAGCCTGTCTACACTATCCAAAAAACCTGTGTATTCAGAATTTTACAGCGATAACGGAACATGGAACAGCCATGTGGAAATGGCACTGTGGGCAGATGTTATGATCGTAGCTCCCTGTACTGCCAATACACTGTCTAAGATGGTTCACGGGATGTGTGATAATCTGGTTATTGCAACTTATATGTCTGCAAAATGCCCGGTTTTTATAGCTCCGGCAATGGATCTTGATATGTATGTACACCCATCCACAAAGAAGAATCTGGAGCTTGCAGAAAGTTTCGGACATATTATAATTCCTGCAGAAAACGGAGAGCTCGCTAGCGGACTGATCGGACAGGGAAGAATGGCAGAACCATCCACGATTTTTAATACTGTTGAAAACTCTTTTACTGAGAGCAATCATTCCGGAAGTCTTGAAGGAAAAACGGTTTTAATTACTGCCGGCCCTACTTATGAAGCGATAGATCCTGTAAGATTCATCGGAAATCATTCATCCGGAAAAATGGGATTTTCTCTGGCAGAAGAGGCTTCAAAAAGAGGAGCAAAAGTGATTCTGATTTCAGGGCCAAGTTTCCAAACCATTAATGATCCCAATGTTGAACTTCATAAAGTAACTTCAGCAAAAGAAATGCTGGCAAAAGTATTTGAATTTTATGACAACATAGACATCGGTATTGCAAGTGCTGCGGTGGCTGATTATGCACCCAAAGAAGTGGCAAAAGAAAAGATAAAGAAAAATGATGATAACCTGACGATTGAACTGGTTAAAAATCCTGATATCCTTAAAACGATGGGGGAAAAGAAAACACACCAGTTTTTGGTAGGTTTTGCTCTGGAAACCCAAAATGAAGAAGAAAATGCAAAAGGAAAGCTGGAGAAGAAAAACCTTGATATGATTGTTTTAAACTCTTTGCGTGACGAAGGTGCCGGGTTTAAGAATGATACCAACAAAATAAGGATCTTTACAAAGACGGAGAAAAAAGAATTCGATCTGAAATCAAAAGATGATGTTGCGAAAGATATTCTCAATTTTGTTGAGTCTCAACTTTTAAAATAA
- a CDS encoding Dyp-type peroxidase: MNTIESQNVTDYPNSNTIFMVWKLHDSPQLKDVFQELCALVLNLNNSVFNRFPDSRASCVMGIGAEAWRKLELPTPPPKELINFEEIKGIKHTAVSTPGDLHFHLRADNKSLIFDMAVEISKLLSSVAESILEIHGFKYWDARSILGFVDGTENPHGEDRDYFAKIGDEDLQYKGGSYLFVQKYLHNMDAWKGLSTEDQEKVIGRSKENDIEMSDDVKPSNSHIALANIEGENGEELKIVRDNMPFGNPSTNEFGTYFIAYSSTFSTTKKMLTQMFIGDPPGNYDRILDFSTAVTGTLFFVPTRNMLDEFSG, translated from the coding sequence ATGAATACGATAGAATCACAAAATGTAACAGATTATCCAAATAGCAATACTATTTTCATGGTCTGGAAACTTCATGACAGTCCACAGCTGAAAGACGTTTTTCAGGAATTGTGTGCTTTGGTTTTAAATCTTAATAACTCAGTTTTCAACCGTTTTCCGGACAGCAGAGCAAGCTGCGTAATGGGAATTGGTGCTGAGGCATGGAGAAAACTGGAACTTCCGACACCACCGCCAAAGGAGTTAATCAATTTTGAAGAAATAAAAGGAATAAAACACACGGCAGTTTCCACTCCCGGAGATCTTCATTTTCATTTGAGAGCTGATAATAAAAGCCTGATTTTCGATATGGCTGTTGAAATATCAAAGCTATTGAGTTCAGTGGCCGAAAGTATTCTGGAAATCCATGGATTCAAATATTGGGATGCGCGTTCCATTCTTGGCTTTGTAGACGGAACTGAAAATCCGCATGGTGAGGACCGTGATTATTTTGCAAAAATAGGAGATGAAGATCTTCAGTACAAAGGAGGAAGCTACCTTTTTGTTCAGAAATACCTTCACAATATGGATGCCTGGAAAGGGCTTTCCACAGAAGATCAGGAAAAAGTAATCGGAAGATCAAAAGAAAATGATATTGAAATGTCTGATGATGTAAAGCCTTCCAACTCACATATTGCTTTAGCCAATATTGAAGGGGAGAATGGGGAAGAATTGAAAATTGTAAGAGATAATATGCCATTCGGAAATCCTTCCACAAATGAGTTTGGAACCTATTTTATTGCCTATTCAAGTACATTTTCGACAACTAAAAAAATGTTGACCCAAATGTTTATTGGTGATCCTCCGGGAAATTATGACAGAATTTTAGATTTCAGTACAGCAGTTACAGGAACGCTTTTCTTTGTTCCTACCAGAAATATGCTGGATGAATTCTCAGGATAA
- a CDS encoding DNA repair protein RecN, which produces MLSRIYIKNFALIDTLDVSLKNGLQVITGETGAGKSIILGALRLILGERADVKSIAKTEEKSVVETEFSLNNQFKKFFIENDLDYELQTIIRREILPSGKSRAFINDVPVTLDILKELSSQLIDIHSQFETSNLFTSEYQFKIIDGLSENKKIIEEYQKEFSDFQTLKLLLKKLKTQLSESNKESDYKEFLLNELEELKLDDVDYEDVQNQLSIQENAGMISENVGQILSRFHQEEIGILSFFHEATHKLSKISEVSTSFAELDERLETSFVELKDIISELEHAAERVEINPENLVYLTDLNNKINAVFLKHNVSDLNELIEIRNQLAGDQKGASELELQIEETEENIAQKEKALQSLAAKLSKNRHKNISVFIKKAEGLLKKLGLEKAKVDIELQDAEEFNPFGKENIQLLFQANSGFPLKPIQTAISGGERSRVMLAVKKIIAESDELPTLILDEIDTGVSGKVAEEIGNLMREMSEDMQLIVISHLAQVAAKGNDNYKVVKQDISGRTQSTIIPLSNEEKLNEIAQLLSGSKITEAALAQAKELIG; this is translated from the coding sequence ATGCTTTCGAGAATATATATTAAAAACTTTGCCCTGATTGATACCCTTGACGTATCTCTTAAAAATGGTTTACAGGTTATTACCGGTGAAACAGGGGCGGGTAAATCTATTATTTTAGGAGCGCTCCGACTTATTTTAGGAGAAAGAGCAGATGTAAAATCTATTGCCAAAACTGAAGAGAAAAGCGTGGTGGAAACTGAGTTTTCCCTGAACAACCAGTTTAAGAAATTCTTTATTGAAAATGATCTGGATTATGAACTTCAGACGATTATAAGAAGAGAAATCCTTCCATCGGGGAAATCGCGTGCATTCATCAATGATGTGCCGGTAACGCTGGATATTCTTAAAGAACTTTCTTCACAACTGATCGATATTCATTCCCAGTTTGAGACATCCAACCTTTTTACCTCAGAATATCAGTTTAAAATTATCGACGGACTTTCTGAGAATAAAAAAATTATTGAAGAGTATCAGAAGGAGTTTTCTGACTTTCAAACCCTGAAACTGCTGTTGAAAAAACTGAAGACTCAACTTTCAGAAAGCAATAAAGAAAGCGATTATAAAGAATTTTTACTTAACGAGTTAGAAGAGTTAAAACTTGATGATGTTGATTATGAAGATGTTCAGAATCAGCTTTCTATTCAGGAAAATGCAGGGATGATTTCCGAAAACGTAGGTCAGATCCTGTCCAGGTTCCATCAGGAAGAAATAGGAATTTTGTCTTTCTTTCATGAAGCTACCCATAAGCTTTCAAAAATTTCTGAAGTTTCTACCAGTTTCGCAGAGTTAGATGAAAGATTGGAAACATCTTTTGTAGAGCTGAAAGATATTATTTCTGAACTGGAGCATGCTGCTGAAAGAGTTGAAATCAATCCTGAAAATCTGGTATATCTTACCGATCTTAATAATAAAATCAACGCTGTATTTCTTAAACATAATGTTTCAGATCTTAATGAACTGATTGAGATCAGAAACCAGCTGGCAGGAGATCAGAAAGGAGCTTCTGAACTGGAGTTACAGATTGAAGAAACCGAGGAGAATATTGCTCAAAAAGAAAAAGCACTTCAAAGTCTTGCTGCAAAGCTTTCAAAGAACAGGCATAAAAATATTTCTGTATTCATCAAAAAAGCTGAAGGTCTTCTGAAAAAATTAGGCCTTGAAAAAGCTAAAGTTGACATAGAACTGCAGGATGCTGAGGAATTCAATCCGTTTGGAAAAGAAAATATTCAGTTGCTATTCCAGGCTAATTCCGGATTTCCTTTAAAACCAATTCAGACGGCTATTTCCGGAGGAGAAAGATCAAGGGTAATGCTCGCCGTAAAAAAGATTATTGCAGAAAGTGATGAGCTTCCAACCCTTATTCTGGACGAAATCGATACCGGAGTTTCGGGAAAAGTTGCCGAAGAGATTGGAAACCTTATGAGAGAAATGTCTGAAGACATGCAGCTGATCGTTATTTCACACCTGGCGCAGGTTGCTGCAAAAGGAAATGACAACTATAAAGTGGTAAAGCAGGATATTTCCGGCAGAACACAGTCTACTATAATTCCTTTGAGCAACGAGGAAAAACTGAACGAAATTGCCCAGTTACTTTCCGGAAGCAAAATTACGGAAGCTGCTCTGGCACAGGCTAAAGAACTTATTGGATAA